From one Amycolatopsis sp. FDAARGOS 1241 genomic stretch:
- a CDS encoding NHL repeat-containing protein translates to MAVDHAGNVYVADTGNNRVVRYSWWGGFSREYGADELENPRGVAIDTAGRLLVSDTGHRRVARFDTFTGKALTDITEKVSSPQAIVSDGSGGVWIVHNGRAASGHVAVVHYDADGKALGSIGDGRNSELGGPANPAGVALNAGGDAFVTLPGHGWVAQFRTTGPYRTEFGTDGPGALSLPLGVAVDAQGRIFVADTGNDRVVHFGVGV, encoded by the coding sequence GTGGCCGTGGACCACGCGGGCAACGTCTATGTCGCCGACACCGGCAACAACCGCGTCGTCCGGTACTCGTGGTGGGGCGGGTTCTCGCGCGAGTACGGCGCGGACGAGCTGGAAAACCCGCGTGGCGTCGCCATCGACACCGCGGGCCGGCTGCTGGTCTCCGACACCGGGCACCGGCGCGTCGCGCGCTTCGACACGTTCACCGGCAAGGCGCTCACCGACATCACGGAGAAGGTCAGCTCGCCACAGGCCATCGTGAGCGACGGCAGCGGTGGCGTGTGGATCGTCCACAACGGACGCGCTGCGAGCGGGCACGTCGCCGTGGTGCACTACGACGCCGACGGCAAGGCACTCGGCTCGATCGGCGACGGCCGCAACAGCGAACTCGGCGGGCCGGCCAACCCGGCCGGAGTCGCGCTGAACGCCGGCGGCGACGCGTTCGTCACCCTCCCCGGCCACGGCTGGGTGGCGCAGTTCCGCACCACCGGCCCCTACCGCACGGAATTCGGTACCGACGGTCCGGGTGCGCTGAGCTTGCCGCTCGGCGTGGCCGTCGACGCGCAGGGCCGCATCTTCGTCGCGGACACAGGAAACGACCGCGTGGTCCACTTTGGAGTAGGAGTGTGA
- a CDS encoding SDR family oxidoreductase — MVDAAVAAYGRLGGAFTNAGIDGAFESVADSTRENWNRVMAVNLDGVWLCLRSEIRAMLATGGGAVVNTSSIGGLVGMGLGLSAYAAAKHGVVGLTRAAALEYATQEIRVSGTARTGRYGQVGATGVVTEQEIAAVQPINRSAWPEEIAESVAWLLSDRASFVTGQAPAVDGGPVVQ, encoded by the coding sequence ATGGTCGACGCCGCCGTCGCGGCGTACGGCCGGCTCGGCGGCGCGTTCACCAACGCCGGCATCGACGGTGCGTTCGAGTCCGTCGCCGATTCGACGCGCGAGAACTGGAACCGCGTGATGGCGGTGAACCTGGACGGCGTGTGGCTGTGCCTGCGGTCCGAGATCCGCGCGATGCTCGCGACCGGCGGCGGGGCCGTGGTGAACACCTCGTCGATCGGCGGCCTGGTCGGGATGGGCCTCGGCCTGTCGGCCTACGCCGCGGCCAAGCACGGCGTCGTCGGGCTCACCCGCGCCGCGGCGCTCGAATACGCGACACAGGAGATCCGGGTGTCCGGCACCGCCCGGACCGGGAGGTACGGACAGGTCGGGGCGACCGGGGTCGTCACCGAGCAGGAGATCGCGGCCGTGCAGCCGATCAACCGGTCGGCCTGGCCCGAGGAGATCGCCGAATCGGTGGCGTGGCTGCTGTCGGACCGCGCGTCGTTCGTGACCGGGCAGGCGCCGGCCGTGGACGGGGGCCCGGTGGTGCAGTGA
- a CDS encoding DUF1579 family protein has protein sequence MPTKTEAHEALSALVGEWAGTEELAASAWAPQTSAKATASYREALAGFAVVQEYAQTREDGGHLLGHNVFTVDPATQETLWYGFDSYGFPPGEPARGGWREGTLHLEKHTARGVARHRLTPHDDELTHEIDVRMVDAAEFTPFLRARYTRTQ, from the coding sequence ATGCCCACGAAAACCGAAGCGCACGAAGCGCTGAGCGCCCTCGTCGGGGAGTGGGCGGGGACCGAGGAACTCGCCGCGTCGGCGTGGGCGCCGCAGACGAGCGCGAAGGCGACCGCGAGCTACCGGGAGGCGCTGGCCGGGTTCGCCGTCGTGCAGGAGTACGCGCAGACGCGCGAGGACGGCGGGCACCTGTTGGGCCACAACGTCTTCACGGTCGACCCCGCGACGCAGGAGACGCTCTGGTACGGCTTCGACAGCTACGGCTTCCCGCCCGGCGAGCCGGCACGCGGAGGTTGGCGCGAGGGGACCCTTCACCTCGAAAAGCACACCGCGCGTGGCGTCGCGCGGCACCGGCTCACCCCGCACGACGACGAGCTCACCCACGAGATCGACGTCCGGATGGTCGACGCGGCCGAATTCACCCCGTTCCTGCGCGCCCGGTACACGCGTACCCAGTAG
- a CDS encoding MarR family winged helix-turn-helix transcriptional regulator has product MTARAERVTQLVNDVIVTNGALLSAGDALTAPSGLTAAQWLVLGFLEDGPASAAELARRRGLRRQSVQETVNRLLRNGMLTRAANPADARAPLLDVTPKARAALRALSDRRDRWADAVAAGLAPEDLEVTLRTLASLRTLLAEAPTN; this is encoded by the coding sequence ATGACCGCCCGGGCCGAACGCGTTACGCAGCTGGTCAACGACGTCATCGTGACCAACGGAGCACTGCTTTCGGCGGGAGACGCGTTGACCGCGCCTTCCGGCCTGACGGCCGCGCAGTGGCTCGTGCTGGGTTTTCTCGAAGACGGCCCCGCTTCGGCGGCGGAGCTCGCCCGCCGCCGCGGCTTGCGCCGGCAGAGTGTGCAGGAGACGGTGAACCGGTTGCTGCGCAACGGAATGCTGACCCGCGCCGCAAACCCGGCCGACGCGCGGGCGCCGCTGCTCGACGTGACCCCGAAGGCTCGCGCGGCCCTCCGCGCGCTGAGCGATCGCCGGGACCGGTGGGCGGACGCCGTGGCGGCGGGGCTGGCGCCGGAGGACCTCGAGGTGACGCTGCGGACGCTGGCTTCTCTGCGCACCCTGCTGGCCGAAGCGCCAACGAACTGA
- a CDS encoding cell wall metabolism sensor histidine kinase WalK, with protein sequence MKLLAVTGVRMRTTAVAVLALALAIAAACVVVVLLLDESLDRGVTESARSTARQVAIQLVREGSKDLSSSDVASTGDTEAVTQVLDRRGTPIAGDPAIVGHPPLTGAHPAPGRESVQTLPLGLNGDGDDYRVVSQGVSGPGGPYTVISARSLEPVTEASTRLTLLLGLISLPLLAIAGFAVYRSVGAALRPVERMRRTVAEISTRDLAARVPLPPGRDEVHRLAVTLNEMLARLASTQAAQRRFVADASHELRSPLSTISTALDVSGRHPETTGELVPVITRETARLRELVDDLLMLARTDDTTDRPASTEVDLDDIVRAEAERVRAEGPVEIEVRAGPAKVRGSEAQLRRAVRNLVDNARGHARERVRIASWVHHGAAVVEVSDDGPGVPAQDRERVFERFVRLDSSRQRDHGGTGLGLPIVAGIAARHGGRAHYADVTDPSYPGAHFRIELPRIEEDR encoded by the coding sequence GTGAAACTGCTCGCTGTGACCGGCGTCCGGATGCGGACCACGGCCGTCGCGGTGCTGGCGCTCGCGCTGGCCATCGCCGCGGCCTGCGTGGTCGTGGTCCTGCTGCTCGACGAGTCGCTCGACCGCGGCGTGACGGAGAGTGCACGCAGCACCGCCCGCCAGGTCGCCATCCAGCTCGTGCGCGAGGGTTCGAAAGACCTCTCCTCCAGCGACGTCGCCAGCACCGGCGACACCGAGGCCGTCACGCAGGTGCTCGACCGGCGCGGCACGCCCATCGCCGGCGATCCCGCCATCGTCGGGCACCCGCCGCTCACCGGAGCGCACCCGGCGCCCGGCCGCGAAAGCGTGCAAACCCTCCCGCTCGGGCTCAACGGCGACGGCGACGACTACCGCGTCGTCTCCCAAGGCGTGAGCGGTCCCGGTGGTCCCTACACCGTCATCTCGGCCCGCTCGCTCGAACCCGTCACCGAAGCGTCCACCCGCCTCACGCTCCTGCTCGGCCTGATTTCCCTGCCGTTGCTGGCCATCGCGGGCTTCGCCGTCTACCGCTCGGTCGGCGCCGCGCTGCGGCCGGTCGAACGGATGCGCCGCACCGTCGCCGAAATCTCGACTCGCGACCTCGCTGCGCGCGTGCCGCTGCCGCCCGGCCGGGACGAGGTGCACCGCCTCGCCGTCACCCTCAACGAAATGCTCGCCCGGCTCGCCTCCACCCAAGCCGCGCAACGGAGGTTCGTCGCCGACGCCAGCCACGAGCTGCGCTCCCCGCTCTCGACCATCAGCACCGCGCTCGACGTCTCCGGCCGTCATCCCGAGACGACCGGTGAGCTCGTCCCCGTGATCACCCGCGAAACCGCGCGGCTGCGCGAACTCGTCGACGACCTCCTGATGCTCGCCCGCACCGACGACACCACCGACCGCCCCGCGAGCACCGAAGTGGACCTCGACGACATCGTCCGCGCGGAGGCCGAACGCGTGCGCGCCGAAGGCCCCGTCGAGATCGAAGTCCGCGCCGGCCCCGCGAAAGTCCGGGGCAGCGAAGCGCAACTGCGCCGGGCCGTGCGCAACCTCGTCGACAACGCGCGCGGCCACGCCCGCGAGCGCGTCCGCATCGCCAGCTGGGTCCACCACGGAGCCGCGGTCGTCGAGGTCAGCGACGACGGCCCCGGCGTGCCCGCGCAAGATCGGGAACGGGTCTTCGAACGGTTCGTCCGCCTCGACTCGTCGCGCCAGCGCGACCACGGCGGCACTGGGCTCGGCCTGCCCATCGTCGCGGGGATCGCCGCGCGGCACGGCGGACGCGCCCACTACGCGGACGTGACCGACCCCAGCTACCCCGGCGCGCACTTCCGCATCGAGCTCCCGCGAATCGAGGAGGACCGCTGA
- a CDS encoding VOC family protein, translated as MAPTETEVAKLAEARDELRTKHLHPAADRATTAGRGIHHTALISSDVERTITFYQDVLGFPLTELIENRDYPGSSHFFFDVGNGNAVAFFDLPGLDLGQYAEVLGGLHHLALSLTPENWAAARSRLDAAGVKYQEESGTSIYLADPDGARIELIADDLGEMYGSKIG; from the coding sequence ATGGCTCCCACCGAGACCGAAGTCGCGAAGCTCGCCGAAGCACGTGATGAGCTGCGGACGAAGCACCTGCACCCCGCCGCCGACCGGGCCACGACCGCCGGCCGCGGCATCCACCACACTGCGCTGATCTCCAGCGACGTCGAGCGCACGATCACCTTCTACCAGGACGTGCTCGGTTTTCCGCTCACGGAGCTCATCGAGAACCGCGACTACCCGGGCTCCAGCCACTTCTTCTTCGACGTCGGCAACGGCAACGCTGTCGCGTTCTTCGACCTGCCCGGCCTCGACCTGGGCCAGTACGCGGAGGTGCTCGGTGGCTTGCACCACCTGGCGCTGTCGCTCACCCCGGAGAACTGGGCGGCCGCGCGCTCGCGCCTGGACGCGGCGGGCGTGAAGTACCAGGAGGAGAGCGGCACGTCGATCTACCTGGCCGACCCGGACGGCGCCCGCATCGAGCTCATCGCCGACGACCTCGGTGAGATGTACGGCTCGAAGATCGGCTGA
- a CDS encoding CoA-binding protein, translated as MQAEDILANATTIAVVGLSRDPAKAAHGVPAALQAHGFRIIPVHPSATELLGEKVYRSLKDIPEPVDLVDVFRPAAEAPAIAADAVAIGAKALWLQQGIVSAEARRIAEDGGLEYVEDRCTAVVRAVAAISKN; from the coding sequence ATGCAAGCTGAAGACATCCTCGCGAACGCCACGACGATCGCGGTGGTCGGCCTGAGCCGCGATCCGGCGAAGGCTGCGCACGGGGTGCCCGCCGCGCTGCAGGCGCACGGCTTCCGCATCATCCCCGTGCACCCGTCGGCGACCGAGCTGCTCGGCGAGAAGGTCTACCGCTCCCTCAAGGACATCCCGGAGCCGGTGGACCTCGTCGACGTCTTCCGCCCGGCCGCCGAGGCCCCGGCCATCGCGGCCGACGCCGTGGCGATCGGCGCCAAGGCGCTGTGGCTGCAGCAGGGCATCGTCTCGGCCGAAGCCCGCCGCATCGCCGAAGACGGCGGGCTGGAGTACGTCGAGGACCGTTGCACCGCCGTCGTCCGCGCCGTCGCCGCGATCAGCAAGAACTGA
- a CDS encoding nuclease, with translation MPLTLIKGTFQLLGAAPDGDSVRFYPDDPDATKKAGLRVRLNSRGGMQLRLDAIDALETHYRPRSGDMLHQPASLGGAAADRLVALLGFTSVTRDDSGAVTSAKPEKVAGHILTRFADKYGRAVAFAFPGQRPGRSVDGSEVFLDVKALKNSVNYQLVSEGLTYPTFYSLLYVDLRQSLAEAAEAARASGSGVWASDVTTAGFRLRSRAQLEDELVLLPKLFRRLADYLALDETGGVSLAGFAHFLDTRDDRLFTVPDGQSTELATLVEVKRQTVKLIVPPERIVFVEA, from the coding sequence ATGCCACTGACGCTGATCAAAGGCACGTTCCAGCTCCTCGGTGCCGCACCGGACGGCGACTCCGTGCGGTTCTACCCCGACGACCCCGACGCGACGAAGAAGGCCGGCCTCCGCGTGCGGCTCAACTCCCGCGGCGGCATGCAGCTGCGCCTCGACGCAATCGACGCGCTGGAGACGCACTACCGCCCCCGCAGTGGTGACATGCTGCACCAGCCCGCCTCGCTCGGCGGCGCAGCGGCGGATCGGCTCGTCGCACTCCTCGGCTTCACCTCCGTGACCCGTGACGACAGCGGTGCGGTCACGTCCGCGAAACCGGAGAAGGTCGCCGGGCACATCCTCACGAGGTTCGCCGACAAGTACGGTCGCGCGGTCGCGTTCGCCTTCCCGGGCCAGCGGCCCGGCCGCTCCGTCGACGGCAGCGAGGTGTTCCTCGACGTCAAAGCGCTGAAGAACTCTGTGAACTACCAGCTCGTCTCCGAAGGCCTCACCTACCCCACCTTCTACTCGTTGCTGTACGTCGATCTGCGCCAATCGCTCGCCGAGGCAGCCGAAGCCGCACGCGCCTCGGGCAGCGGCGTGTGGGCCTCGGACGTGACGACGGCGGGCTTCCGGCTGCGTTCCCGCGCGCAACTGGAAGACGAACTCGTGCTGCTGCCCAAGCTCTTCCGCCGCCTCGCCGACTACCTCGCGCTCGACGAGACGGGCGGCGTGTCCCTCGCCGGCTTCGCACACTTCCTCGACACCCGCGACGACCGCCTGTTCACCGTCCCGGATGGACAGTCAACGGAACTCGCCACGCTCGTCGAAGTCAAGCGCCAGACCGTGAAACTCATTGTGCCACCGGAACGCATCGTTTTCGTCGAAGCGTGA
- a CDS encoding response regulator transcription factor: MRLLIVEDERELAETVRRGLVAEGFTVDVVHTGRDGLWSATEHDYDAVVLDIMLPELSGYEVLKQLRAAENWTPVLMLTAKDGEYDEADAFDLGADDYLSKPFSFVVLVARLRALLRRGAPARPAVLSAGDLRLDPAARTVHRGETRIGLTAREFGLLEFLLRRQGDALSKNEILGHVWDAHYEGDENVVEVYVGYLRRKIDAPFGTHTIETVRGVGYRLVTWKNSP; encoded by the coding sequence ATGCGCCTGCTGATCGTCGAAGACGAACGCGAGCTCGCCGAAACCGTCCGGCGTGGACTCGTCGCCGAGGGTTTCACCGTCGACGTCGTCCACACCGGACGCGACGGCCTGTGGTCGGCGACCGAGCACGACTACGACGCCGTCGTGCTCGACATCATGCTGCCCGAACTGTCGGGCTACGAAGTCCTCAAACAGCTGCGCGCGGCCGAGAACTGGACGCCGGTCCTCATGCTCACCGCCAAGGACGGCGAATACGACGAAGCCGATGCCTTCGACCTCGGCGCCGACGACTACCTGTCCAAGCCGTTCTCCTTCGTCGTCCTCGTCGCGCGCCTGCGCGCCCTGCTTCGCCGCGGCGCGCCCGCGCGCCCGGCCGTGCTCTCCGCCGGCGACCTGCGGCTCGACCCGGCCGCGCGGACCGTCCACAGGGGAGAGACGCGCATCGGACTGACGGCCCGTGAGTTCGGCCTGCTCGAGTTCCTGCTGCGCCGCCAGGGCGATGCGCTCTCCAAGAACGAGATCCTCGGCCACGTCTGGGACGCCCACTACGAGGGTGACGAGAACGTCGTCGAGGTCTACGTGGGATACCTGCGGCGCAAGATCGACGCTCCGTTCGGCACGCACACGATCGAAACCGTGCGGGGGGTCGGCTACCGGCTCGTCACCTGGAAGAACTCTCCCTGA
- a CDS encoding IclR family transcriptional regulator produces MLEHVGQHQEISTNAIARQLGLSRSAAYRIVGTLKRLEYLEADSVTGRVRLGTRLVELGARAMAATDLHRCAPRYLASLAERSGETTYLAVPDNDTMVYVATERSASAVTLACRLGTRRPQHATSLGKAWLAALPEHDRVERVRRMKLDSLTLKTINDPSRLLDELARTHRRGWAVDDVENEPDVGCVAAAVRDHSGRPIAAISVAGPAPRVLRRVEELGATVAGAAAALSLRLGYVRSR; encoded by the coding sequence GTGCTCGAACACGTCGGGCAGCACCAGGAGATTTCCACCAATGCGATCGCGAGGCAACTGGGTCTTTCGCGCAGCGCGGCGTACCGGATCGTCGGCACGCTGAAACGGCTGGAGTACCTGGAGGCCGACAGCGTCACGGGTCGCGTGCGGCTCGGCACCCGGCTCGTCGAGCTCGGGGCGCGCGCGATGGCCGCCACCGACCTGCACCGGTGCGCGCCGCGCTACCTCGCGTCGCTCGCCGAGCGCTCGGGCGAGACGACGTACCTCGCCGTGCCGGACAACGACACGATGGTCTACGTCGCGACCGAGCGCAGCGCCAGCGCCGTGACCCTGGCCTGCCGGCTCGGCACGCGCCGCCCCCAGCACGCCACGTCGCTCGGCAAGGCCTGGCTGGCGGCGCTGCCCGAGCACGACCGGGTCGAGCGCGTCCGCCGCATGAAGCTCGACAGCCTCACCCTCAAGACCATCAACGACCCCAGCCGCCTGCTCGACGAACTCGCCCGCACCCACCGCCGCGGCTGGGCCGTCGACGACGTCGAAAACGAACCCGACGTCGGCTGCGTCGCCGCGGCCGTCCGCGACCACTCCGGGCGCCCGATCGCCGCCATCAGCGTCGCCGGCCCCGCGCCGCGCGTCCTGCGCCGCGTCGAAGAACTCGGCGCCACGGTCGCGGGCGCGGCAGCTGCCCTGTCGCTGCGGCTCGGGTACGTCCGCAGCCGCTAG
- the boxC gene encoding 2,3-epoxybenzoyl-CoA dihydrolase, translated as MTTTTTVTFERHPDTYRHWKLSVDGEVAWLEMDVDEQGGLVPGYELKLNSYDLGVDIEFYDATQRLRFEHPEVRAVIVTSAKDKVFCAGANIRMLASSPHEWKVNFCKFTNETRNGLEDATEFSGQRYLAAVNGSCAGGGYEIALACEKILLVDDNSSTVALPEVPLLGVLPGTGGLTRVVDKRRVRRDLADVFATRSDGVKGKTAVEWRLVDELVPRQEFRESVLARARELAAESERLPGDQGVALTPLDPEITEDGIAYRYVDLAYDRPAALATITVRGPEGDPGDLHAEGADSWLLRLTRELDDTILRLRTNETELGTWVLRTEGDPAKVLAHEHAVLGAKDWLGNEILHYYKRTLKRLDVTSRTLVALIEPGSCFAGVLLELALAADRQYILDGPPLDDEDSEERASITLSEANFGPFPMGNGLTRLQSRFYGDDDHLAWLLRERDRALSPAEAVELGLVTDAPDDLDWEDEIRIALESRASLSPDALTGMEANHRFVGPETIETKIFGRLTAWQNWIFTRPNASGPEGALRRYGTGQKAIFDRKRV; from the coding sequence GTGACCACCACCACGACGGTGACGTTCGAGCGCCACCCGGACACCTACCGGCACTGGAAGCTCAGCGTCGACGGCGAGGTCGCCTGGCTCGAGATGGACGTCGACGAGCAGGGCGGCCTCGTGCCGGGCTACGAGCTGAAGCTGAACTCCTACGACCTCGGCGTGGACATCGAGTTCTACGACGCCACGCAGCGGTTGAGGTTCGAGCACCCCGAAGTGCGCGCCGTGATCGTGACGAGCGCCAAGGACAAGGTGTTCTGCGCGGGCGCCAACATCCGGATGCTCGCGTCGTCGCCGCACGAGTGGAAGGTGAACTTCTGCAAGTTCACCAACGAAACCCGCAACGGCCTGGAGGACGCCACCGAGTTCTCCGGTCAGCGGTACCTGGCCGCGGTGAACGGGAGCTGTGCGGGCGGCGGCTACGAGATCGCGCTCGCCTGCGAGAAGATCCTGCTCGTGGACGACAACTCGTCGACGGTCGCGCTGCCGGAGGTGCCGCTGCTCGGGGTGCTGCCCGGCACCGGCGGCCTCACCCGCGTGGTGGACAAGCGCCGCGTGCGCCGCGATCTCGCCGACGTGTTCGCGACGCGTTCCGACGGCGTGAAGGGCAAGACTGCCGTCGAGTGGCGGCTCGTCGACGAGCTCGTGCCGCGCCAGGAGTTCCGCGAGTCCGTGCTGGCGCGGGCGCGCGAGCTGGCCGCCGAGTCCGAGCGGCTGCCCGGCGACCAGGGCGTCGCCCTCACGCCGCTCGACCCCGAGATCACGGAAGACGGCATAGCGTACCGGTACGTGGACCTCGCCTACGACCGGCCGGCCGCGCTGGCCACCATCACCGTCCGCGGGCCCGAGGGTGACCCCGGCGACCTGCACGCCGAGGGCGCCGACAGCTGGCTGCTGCGCCTCACCCGAGAGCTCGACGATACGATCCTCCGCTTGCGCACCAACGAAACCGAGCTGGGCACGTGGGTCCTGCGCACCGAGGGCGACCCGGCGAAGGTGCTCGCGCACGAACACGCCGTGCTCGGCGCGAAGGATTGGCTGGGCAACGAGATCCTGCACTACTACAAGCGCACGCTGAAGCGCCTCGACGTCACGAGCCGCACGCTCGTCGCGCTCATCGAGCCGGGCAGTTGCTTCGCGGGCGTGCTGCTGGAGCTCGCGCTCGCCGCCGACCGCCAGTACATCCTGGACGGTCCGCCGCTCGACGACGAAGATTCCGAAGAGCGCGCGTCGATCACGTTGTCGGAAGCCAATTTCGGCCCGTTCCCCATGGGCAACGGCCTCACCCGCCTGCAGTCGCGCTTCTACGGCGACGACGACCACCTCGCGTGGCTGCTGCGCGAGCGCGACCGGGCGCTGTCGCCGGCGGAGGCCGTGGAGCTGGGCTTGGTCACCGACGCGCCGGACGACCTCGACTGGGAGGACGAGATCCGGATCGCGCTCGAGAGCCGTGCTTCGCTGAGCCCCGACGCGCTCACCGGGATGGAGGCGAACCACCGGTTCGTCGGCCCGGAGACGATCGAGACGAAGATCTTCGGCCGCCTCACGGCGTGGCAGAATTGGATCTTCACCCGACCTAACGCCTCTGGTCCCGAGGGCGCGCTGCGGCGCTACGGTACGGGCCAGAAGGCGATCTTCGACAGGAAGCGGGTCTGA
- a CDS encoding alpha/beta fold hydrolase, giving the protein MTESTIEANGITLCHEEFGDPADPPLLLVMGLAAPMTWWDDDFCEQLAGRGFRVIRFDNRDVGRSQRMSGRTDLARAYLLRSAPYSIADMADDAAGLLGALDVERAHVVGASMGGMIAQALAIRHPARVRSLTSIMSTTGSRLLGHPSPRAAASMLAPQPRSRAEYVELLVKTFRLIGSPGYPFDEKRMRERAERTFDRGVNPAGAARQLAAILSTRDRTAALRRLNVPSLVVHGARDPLVHVSGGRATARALRADLDVVPGMGHDLPEDVWPRVLAGIERVAGRRP; this is encoded by the coding sequence ATGACCGAGTCGACGATCGAGGCCAACGGCATCACCCTGTGCCACGAGGAGTTCGGCGACCCGGCGGACCCGCCACTGCTGCTGGTCATGGGGCTGGCCGCGCCCATGACGTGGTGGGACGACGACTTCTGCGAGCAGCTCGCCGGTCGCGGGTTCCGCGTGATCCGGTTCGACAACCGCGACGTCGGCCGGTCGCAGCGCATGTCCGGGCGCACCGACCTCGCCCGCGCCTACCTGCTGCGGAGCGCGCCGTACTCGATCGCCGACATGGCCGACGACGCGGCGGGGCTGCTCGGCGCGCTCGACGTCGAACGCGCCCACGTCGTCGGCGCGTCGATGGGCGGCATGATCGCGCAGGCGCTCGCGATCCGGCACCCCGCGCGGGTCCGGTCGCTGACGTCGATCATGTCCACCACCGGCAGCCGCCTGCTCGGCCACCCGAGCCCGCGCGCGGCCGCGTCGATGCTCGCGCCCCAGCCGCGCAGCCGCGCCGAGTACGTGGAGCTGCTGGTCAAAACGTTCCGCCTCATCGGCTCGCCCGGCTACCCGTTCGACGAGAAGCGCATGCGGGAACGCGCCGAACGCACCTTCGACCGCGGTGTCAACCCGGCCGGCGCGGCGCGCCAGCTCGCCGCCATCCTCTCGACGCGCGACCGCACAGCCGCGCTGCGCCGGCTCAACGTGCCCTCGCTCGTGGTCCACGGCGCGCGTGACCCGCTCGTCCACGTCTCGGGTGGCCGGGCCACGGCCCGTGCGCTGAGGGCCGACCTCGACGTCGTGCCCGGCATGGGCCACGACCTGCCGGAGGACGTCTGGCCGCGCGTGCTCGCCGGCATCGAGCGCGTGGCCGGCCGCCGGCCTTAG